Proteins encoded by one window of Lutibacter sp. A64:
- a CDS encoding carbohydrate binding domain-containing protein, producing the protein MNTNKIKYIKYLFIFLASTFVFTACDDNDDMLEPVISGIYSSDTGLGVNKAYPGDVVMAEGEDLQNVKTIFFDDKVEVLFNPVFNSNLAISFTVPFDEAKGSRFGNQTITFTKEDGTLFQSNFKILQPTPFIANFNPERPTVGNQVEVNGEWFYNVLDVIYQGESMEFNVVSSEQITFTIPADLTQGGELEIITEGGSITKELDIYLGFEELLVTDFDGGGLRPNNNWVTYGDFNTFEYKNAGGISGNYAELTWAGATANGYNGCQSDAGALMMEESNPEKVVFLMDVNANGAIGTSVDVFIVDTDGVNWAFNYVISSDGWQTIEGLVSDFGKNYDPSNQSNGDANPAALNQVKVSINQNAATPNPSIVQFDNIRWQVYETVQPSKLPPTGPQNILLNSDLELGDGDNFENWGMWNGADRMFAETTEIYSGARALKVVNPAAGNSWDAQFVSDPVEIEVDKEYTASMWIKGEAVTVRFSTNAATGALYGPDFTVTSDWQQVTWDFVANDASTRLVLDMGVSQGTFYVDGIELKEKI; encoded by the coding sequence ATGAATACAAATAAAATAAAATATATAAAGTATTTATTCATTTTTCTTGCAAGTACATTTGTATTTACTGCTTGTGATGATAATGATGATATGCTAGAACCTGTAATTTCGGGAATATATTCATCGGATACAGGTTTGGGTGTAAATAAAGCATATCCAGGAGACGTTGTAATGGCGGAAGGCGAAGACCTTCAAAATGTAAAAACTATATTTTTTGATGATAAGGTTGAAGTTTTATTCAATCCAGTATTTAATTCAAATTTAGCAATATCATTTACAGTACCTTTTGATGAAGCAAAAGGAAGTAGGTTTGGAAATCAGACAATTACATTTACAAAAGAAGATGGAACGTTATTTCAATCAAATTTTAAAATTTTACAACCAACACCTTTTATAGCAAATTTTAACCCAGAAAGACCAACTGTTGGAAATCAAGTAGAAGTGAATGGAGAGTGGTTTTACAATGTGTTGGATGTTATTTATCAAGGAGAATCAATGGAATTTAATGTAGTTTCTTCAGAACAAATTACGTTTACAATTCCTGCAGATTTAACTCAAGGAGGTGAATTAGAAATTATAACCGAAGGTGGCTCTATAACAAAAGAATTAGATATTTATTTAGGGTTTGAAGAGTTGTTAGTCACTGATTTTGATGGTGGAGGTTTACGACCAAATAATAACTGGGTTACTTATGGAGATTTTAATACGTTTGAATATAAAAACGCAGGTGGAATTTCAGGAAATTATGCTGAACTTACTTGGGCAGGTGCAACAGCAAATGGTTACAATGGTTGTCAGTCAGATGCAGGAGCATTAATGATGGAAGAATCAAATCCAGAAAAAGTTGTGTTTTTAATGGATGTAAATGCAAATGGAGCTATTGGAACAAGTGTAGATGTTTTTATTGTTGATACTGATGGTGTAAACTGGGCATTTAATTACGTAATATCTTCTGATGGATGGCAAACAATTGAAGGTTTAGTTTCAGATTTTGGTAAAAACTATGATCCTTCTAATCAAAGTAATGGTGATGCAAATCCAGCTGCTTTAAATCAAGTTAAAGTTAGTATTAATCAAAACGCTGCAACACCAAATCCATCTATAGTTCAATTTGATAATATAAGATGGCAAGTATACGAAACAGTTCAACCATCAAAATTACCTCCTACAGGACCACAAAATATTTTGTTAAATAGTGATTTAGAATTAGGCGATGGCGATAATTTTGAAAACTGGGGAATGTGGAATGGAGCAGATAGAATGTTTGCTGAAACTACAGAAATATACAGTGGAGCAAGAGCATTAAAAGTTGTAAATCCTGCAGCAGGAAATTCTTGGGATGCACAATTTGTAAGTGACCCAGTAGAGATTGAGGTTGATAAAGAGTACACTGCTTCAATGTGGATTAAAGGTGAAGCTGTAACTGTTCGTTTTTCAACAAATGCTGCAACAGGAGCTTTATACGGTCCCGATTTTACAGTAACATCAGATTGGCAACAAGTTACTTGGGATTTTGTAGCAAATGATGCTTCAACAAGGTTAGTATTAGATATGGGAGTTTCTCAAGGTACATTTTATGTAGATGGTATTGAACTTAAAGAAAAAATATAA